A region from the Actinoplanes sp. OR16 genome encodes:
- a CDS encoding nitrite/sulfite reductase produces MAPSNTPATPTARPRKARGEGQWALGHREPLNPNERSKKDDNPLNVRTRIENIYAHGGFSSIDPADLRGRFRWWGLYTQRKAGIDGGRTAVLEPEELEDEYFMLRVRIDGGALNLAQLRTIAQISTEFGRDSADITDRQNIQLHWIRVEDVPEIWRRLEAVGLQTTEACGDCPRVVLGSPVAGVSADEVIDATPAIDEIVKRYVGDTRYSNLPRKFKSQVSWLPDGPYQANDISFVGVEHPEHGPGFDLWVGGGLSTNPRLAERLGVWVPLNEIPDVWEGVVGIFRDYGYRRLRHRARLKFLLADWGVAKFREVLEKEYLGRTLLDGPAPDLPEKPLDHIGVHKQIDGRNYVGAAPVVGRSSGTQLSRLADLVEAHGSDRVRLTAYQKLLVLDIPDDQVESLITALRGIGLEARPSAWRRGTMACTGIEYCKLAIVETKARGEELVARLESRLADFDADISVHINGCPNACARTQVADIGLKGQLVMNAHGEQVEGFQIHLGGALGMAKGESAGFGRKVRGLKATAEELPEYVERIARHYLDGRSDGETFANWVLRAEEELLK; encoded by the coding sequence ATGGCGCCCAGCAACACCCCCGCTACGCCGACCGCCCGGCCTCGCAAGGCCCGCGGTGAGGGTCAGTGGGCGCTCGGCCACCGCGAGCCCCTGAACCCGAACGAGCGCAGCAAGAAGGACGACAACCCGCTCAACGTCCGCACGCGTATCGAGAACATCTACGCGCACGGCGGGTTCTCCTCGATCGACCCGGCCGACCTGCGCGGGCGGTTCCGCTGGTGGGGCCTCTACACACAGCGCAAGGCCGGGATCGACGGCGGCCGCACCGCGGTGCTGGAGCCGGAGGAGCTCGAGGACGAGTACTTCATGCTCCGGGTCCGCATCGACGGCGGCGCGCTGAACCTGGCCCAGCTGCGCACGATCGCGCAGATCTCCACCGAGTTCGGCCGGGACAGCGCCGACATCACCGACCGGCAGAACATCCAGCTGCACTGGATCCGGGTCGAGGACGTGCCGGAGATCTGGCGCCGCCTCGAAGCCGTCGGCCTGCAGACCACCGAGGCCTGTGGCGACTGCCCCCGCGTCGTGCTGGGCAGCCCGGTCGCCGGCGTCTCGGCGGACGAGGTGATCGACGCGACCCCGGCGATCGACGAGATCGTCAAGCGGTACGTCGGCGACACCCGCTACTCGAACCTCCCCCGCAAGTTCAAGTCGCAGGTCTCCTGGCTGCCGGACGGCCCGTACCAGGCCAACGACATCTCGTTCGTCGGTGTCGAGCACCCGGAGCACGGACCCGGCTTCGACCTCTGGGTCGGCGGCGGCCTCTCCACCAACCCGCGCCTGGCCGAGCGGCTCGGCGTCTGGGTGCCGCTGAACGAGATCCCGGACGTCTGGGAGGGCGTCGTCGGGATCTTCCGGGACTACGGCTACCGGCGTCTGCGTCACCGTGCCCGGCTCAAGTTCCTGCTCGCCGACTGGGGCGTCGCCAAGTTCCGCGAGGTGCTGGAGAAGGAGTACCTCGGCCGGACGCTGCTCGACGGCCCCGCGCCGGACCTGCCGGAGAAGCCGCTCGACCACATCGGCGTGCACAAGCAGATCGACGGCCGGAACTACGTCGGCGCCGCGCCGGTCGTGGGACGGTCCTCCGGTACACAGCTGAGCCGGCTCGCGGACCTCGTCGAGGCGCACGGCTCTGACCGCGTGCGGCTCACGGCGTACCAGAAGCTCCTGGTCCTCGACATTCCGGACGACCAGGTCGAATCGCTGATCACGGCGCTGCGGGGCATCGGGCTGGAGGCCCGGCCGTCCGCGTGGCGGCGCGGCACGATGGCCTGCACCGGCATCGAGTACTGCAAGCTCGCCATCGTCGAGACCAAGGCGCGCGGCGAGGAACTGGTGGCCCGGCTGGAGAGCCGGCTCGCCGACTTCGACGCCGACATCTCGGTGCACATCAACGGCTGCCCGAACGCCTGCGCGCGGACCCAGGTCGCCGACATCGGACTCAAGGGCCAGCTGGTCATGAACGCCCACGGCGAGCAGGTCGAAGGCTTCCAGATCCACCTCGGTGGCGCCCTCGGCATGGCCAAGGGTGAGAGCGCCGGCTTCGGGCGCAAGGTGCGTGGCCTGAAGGCCACCGCCGAGGAGCTTCCGGAGTACGTCGAACGCATCGCTCGCCACTACCTGGACGGTCGCAGCGACGGCGAGACCTTCGCCAACTGGGTGCTGCGGGCCGAAGAGGAGCTCCTGAAATGA